The window TCCAGCAGCATATTGCGAAAAAGAAGTTTCTGCTTTTTCTTGACGACATGTGGAGCGATGAAAAAAGTATCTGGGAGAACTTCTGTGCACTACTCAAAGTTGGAGCTCATGGTAGCAAAATCATTGTTACTACTCGAGATATGAAAGTTTCTAAAATGGTTAGCCTGGTGGAACCGATCTTACTCCATGGTTTAGACGAAGATGCCTTTTGGCAATTGTTCAATAAATGCTCATTTGGCACACTCAATCCTAAAGACTATCCGGAGCTAGAAAACATTGGTAGAAAGATTGCTCATAGGTTGAAGGGCTCACCATTAGCTGCAAAGACACTTGGCAGAGTTCTGCAATCAAATTTGTGTCAGCAACACTGGGCCACCGTAATGGAAAGCGATATATGGAAAGTAAAACAAGATGAAGATAGCATTATGCCAGCTCTGCATTTAAGTTATCAATATCTTAATGAAAATCTGAAGCAGTGCTTTGCTTTTTGCTCACTGTTTCCTAAAGACTACGAATTCAATAAAGACAAATTGATTCAAATGTGGATGGCTGAAGGCTTCATCGAAGATAAAAACACAAATAGGATGGAAGATGTTGGAAGTGACTATTTCCTTGAGTTTGTTAATAGGTCTTTCTTTGAAGAATTCGGAAATTATGGATTATATCACTTTGTGATGCATGACCTTATACATGATTTAGCTGAGATGATTGCTGCAGAAGAGACATGTAGAATTAAAAGTAACGAACGAAGAAAGATGCTTGCCACAGTTCGGCATCTACGAGTAGAAGAAAGAATATTACCGTTGGAGTTCTCTGGATTCGACAAGTTGCGCACCTTGGTGTTGAGAAATTCACCTCCCAATAGCCTCTTTGGAAAACTAAGAAGCATTCGCGTTCTGGATGTAAGTAGGTGTCACTTCCGGGAGTTATCTAAACATATTGATAAATTGATTCACCTCCGTTACCTTGATTTATCATACAAttctgaaattaaaattttacctaACTCATTAGGCGACCTTTATAATTTGCAAACACTGAAGGTAAAAGGTTGTTCTAAACTAGAGTCTATACCACAAGAATTGGGTAAGTTGGTCAATTTGAGACACATTGATGCAAATTGCAAGTTTTGGGTGCTAATGAAGGATGTACGGAGACTAACTAATCTTCAAGAATTGCCAACATTTCGTGTTCAAGAGGACGATGCACACAAGCTTGGACAACTAAAGGATATGACACAGCTTCATGGAACACTTAATATTCAAAATCTTGAGAATGTTGTCGATAGCAAAGAAGCACATCATGCTGAGTTAAAGAACAAAGTCCACCTAAAAGAATTGGAGTTGGAATGGAATGATGAGAAGGATGCCAAGTTGGAAGAGGAAGTAATTGAAGGTCTGCAGCCACACGAATCACTAAAAAAATTGAGAATTAGAGGGTACAACGGAGCTAAGTCACCTAGTTGGTTGATGCCAAAAGTTCTATCGAACTTGGAAAAACTTGACTTAGTAGATTGCAAGGGATGGGACGATGTTCTGCCATTTATTGGTCAACGTTTGCATCTGATTAAACTTTACATGATCAACATGCCTGCTTTGAAACAACTGAGTCATGAATTTGAAGGCAAGTGTTTTCCAAAGTTGGAAGtgctttatttatttgatttgccGGCATTGGAGGAGTGGTCTTGGACCGAGGGCAGAGATCTATTTCCCTGCATGCGTAAACTCTGTGTTCAAATATGTCCAAAACTAAAGAGATTACCTCCCTTCCCTCCTTCCCTAGAAAAATTGACAATAGTAAGGTGTCCCAAGCTCATATTAAATAGCAAAACGGAAGTTGACGAGGAAGGTGGCCGCCATTTCCCACCCTCACTCAAGGTATTGGAATTGATCAACT is drawn from Zingiber officinale cultivar Zhangliang chromosome 1B, Zo_v1.1, whole genome shotgun sequence and contains these coding sequences:
- the LOC122047348 gene encoding disease resistance protein RGA2-like isoform X1 — protein: MAFLLTAGGWFAPFFIQNLVDKASNKAIQLFAEGQGFEEDMDKLCTSLLKTQIILDEVQSSGSNSTKWKTLMQELKDAAYDAEDLIDEFQYHVFKKKIKDEEKYEASGSIGLPNILSRAKKKLFGSSYYMRERVRRIQGKLERIANSMESIKNVLPRNDKGMQPEVKFQARESCSSPVTDILFGRDKELNQVVDWLLGSASQVELESGFANDTFSVLPIVGIGGAGKTTLAQYVHRDDRVQDHFHLKIWICVPDNFTVQGLTKSIIESVTLQKQYDSMRLEPLQKILQQHIAKKKFLLFLDDMWSDEKSIWENFCALLKVGAHGSKIIVTTRDMKVSKMVSLVEPILLHGLDEDAFWQLFNKCSFGTLNPKDYPELENIGRKIAHRLKGSPLAAKTLGRVLQSNLCQQHWATVMESDIWKVKQDEDSIMPALHLSYQYLNENLKQCFAFCSLFPKDYEFNKDKLIQMWMAEGFIEDKNTNRMEDVGSDYFLEFVNRSFFEEFGNYGLYHFVMHDLIHDLAEMIAAEETCRIKSNERRKMLATVRHLRVEERILPLEFSGFDKLRTLVLRNSPPNSLFGKLRSIRVLDVSRCHFRELSKHIDKLIHLRYLDLSYNSEIKILPNSLGDLYNLQTLKVKGCSKLESIPQELGKLVNLRHIDANCKFWVLMKDVRRLTNLQELPTFRVQEDDAHKLGQLKDMTQLHGTLNIQNLENVVDSKEAHHAELKNKVHLKELELEWNDEKDAKLEEEVIEGLQPHESLKKLRIRGYNGAKSPSWLMPKVLSNLEKLDLVDCKGWDDVLPFIGQRLHLIKLYMINMPALKQLSHEFEGKCFPKLEVLYLFDLPALEEWSWTEGRDLFPCMRKLCVQICPKLKRLPPFPPSLEKLTIVRCPKLILNSKTEVDEEGGRHFPPSLKVLELINCGEYAKLLPDCLHNLCLVTRLEIGHCPHITSIPLVQLVELQYLNISNCDELRRMECLGLLISLKKLKIVGCPKLVQLDVEDERAQSLSSLLKLCVDNTDLLKMFPLRNSLSFITKLQIESCSEEVIFIEPILVRSLTAVTSLRFIDCDKLQSLPTELLHCLPFLEKLVMYHCPQLQSLPEKGILPSLRILKIDDCPRIQSLSEKGLPPLLEELNIFDCPQIRAMPEDGLPMSLIFFHCFGDVHPTLKEQSEKFYADRKRRVSTLDASYFHV
- the LOC122047348 gene encoding disease resistance protein RGA2-like isoform X2, translated to MAFLLTAGGWFAPFFIQNLVDKASNKAIQLFAEGQGFEEDMDKLCTSLLKTQIILDEVQSSGSNSTKWKTLMQELKDAAYDAEDLIDEFQYHVFKKKIKDEEKYEASGSIGLPNILSRAKKKLFGSSYYMRERVRRIQGKLERIANSMESIKNVLPRNDKGMQPEVKFQARESCSSPVTDILFGRDKELNQVVDWLLGSASQVELESGFANDTFSVLPIVGIGGAGKTTLAQYVHRDDRVQDHFHLKIWICVPDNFTVQGLTKSIIESVTLQKQYDSMRLEPLQKILQQHIAKKKFLLFLDDMWSDEKSIWENFCALLKVGAHGSKIIVTTRDMKVSKMVSLVEPILLHGLDEDAFWQLFNKCSFGTLNPKDYPELENIGRKIAHRLKGSPLAAKTLGRVLQSNLCQQHWATVMESDIWKVKQDEDSIMPALHLSYQYLNENLKQCFAFCSLFPKDYEFNKDKLIQMWMAEGFIEDKNTNRMEDVGSDYFLEFVNRSFFEEFGNYGLYHFVMHDLIHDLAEMIAAEETCRIKSNERRKMLATVRHLRVEERILPLEFSGFDKLRTLVLRNSPPNSLFGKLRSIRVLDVSRCHFRELSKHIDKLIHLRYLDLSYNSEIKILPNSLGDLYNLQTLKVKGCSKLESIPQELGKLVNLRHIDANCKFWVLMKDVRRLTNLQELPTFRVQEDDAHKLGQLKDMTQLHGTLNIQNLENVVDSKEAHHAELKNKVHLKELELEWNDEKDAKLEEEVIEGLQPHESLKKLRIRGYNGAKSPSWLMPKVLSNLEKLDLVDCKGWDDVLPFIGQRLHLIKLYMINMPALKQLSHEFEGKCFPKLEVLYLFDLPALEEWSWTEGRDLFPCMRKLCVQICPKLKRLPPFPPSLEKLTIVRCPKLILNSKTEVDEEGGRHFPPSLKVLELINCGEYAKLLPDCLHNLCLVTRLEIGHCPHITSIPLVQLVELQYLNISNCDELRRMECLGLLISLKKLKIVGCPKLVQLDVEDERAQSLSSLLKLCVDNTDLLKMFPLRNSLSFITKLQIESCSEEVIFIEPILVRSLTAVTSLRFIDCDKLQSLPTELLHCLPFLEKLVMYHCPQLQSLPEKGILPSLRILKIDDCPRIQSLSEKGLPPLLEELNIFDCPQIRAMPEDGLPMSLIFFHCFGDVHPTLKEQSEKFYADRKRRLTTARLELE